The following are from one region of the Salvia splendens isolate huo1 chromosome 2, SspV2, whole genome shotgun sequence genome:
- the LOC121783075 gene encoding cysteine-tryptophan domain-containing zinc finger protein 7-like isoform X2, whose amino-acid sequence MVQEPELEEGETCYYSDDANIDPDVALSYIGEKVQSILGHLQKDFEGGVSAENLGSKFGGYGSFLPTYQRSPSIWSQQKSPPRVQNSHLPRSPNACAEGPTPKSVTPSTRRDDVSSPSVRSSRQKATLPSSKVSETFPGKVELPSSKLANPLDQRTLKVRIKVGPERVARYNAQIHSLGLTSPSSSEGNSQDESDELLFETRERLAESPAYILEAMTSLPMSDGLLLSPLCEDLLNLTTEREYKLESEYKATPKNSAISLKILNNDAPGGKKAKAFDNKLKDNGEDLDGCEKKTLHGDNMECSKQPFYDVRCKSLPDGVKNSDNNILINKRRVSKNKEKGRGVSGDSLKDVSFEHTSSQRDGKYEQLEPRCTSLEKIEEHRATIPHKDVSVDHGKSRGKGSYQSFETYSEGERVENAMDDSTLRTGLYESDPHPVGSLSVEGGKKSKVSQSSGNKALKSDSFRDGDRLIPQKKSIGRRKDAQLGLKDEVQTSVDRMENPKRLSGRASVDYVKAKPALADKSKERLSNKKHIDVAPSDSRMVEPSSAAVPSKEGTLGGFEQTVVNPVVIKEEWVLCDRCETWRLLPYGMDPEQLPEKWLCSMQDWLPEHNRCGITEDETTAALRALYKIPVPQNQPNFQAHTNGSVVSAATTIAHNLHQDHQNFAFDPVKKKKLQKGQTAVGTSYQLHSKNQMQMPLLDLERGGMKDVKPPLARGNFTDQKDMQHPSKLASGLTKLKKRKGEHLPEADSNLRKKIKQESGEYLEGKEQIKRIKSKDVPTFDNDLLDNEHNATLGLLTNATVKSGKKKNIKKEVISAGPGNIQINVRHEKAMHDLHHNGPLGVETCNTGQVTAKKIKLKDNVHCQERKVLVNDNSKDGDVHREKKASVCHNEDDGFRGSQGGDMLKRSVELGDKEYLTDMSIKNNGQQVKKPIAKMRLTIEDIDELRKDLGCEQLSMAATSSSSKISDSRKNRLSYAEVKGSPEESVSSSPMRMLYPNHVSPMMTETSGKVDFRFRCAGAVSSVKKQEMDRSSEFATVRRRKSGLTNDHGSKISDSKTKLNKETPIDDNHPAPKHEALSNMRHPLSNDLSLKSVKNSTVVGKNNVRKSKASRSEKQSIQREGDKNDLVLDNPCSSGAVQQSHKHDPPRRIEQSSCEKEPWSGKVRIDLRQGDKQGTVRPSKHASGPVGPLKGSPLDSRPHDNSVTSDSSKSRKGTTNENTVNKEAEQQSLHLDASLRNKNVSGAIASTALKEAGDILKEAEGLRSHADLIKNSGFTSESNYEYFKAALKFLHGASLLEACDAEPIKQMEMSPMQTYGVAAQLCNFTLQNMCK is encoded by the exons ATGGTTCAGGAGCCTGAGCTTGAAGAAGGAGAGACTTGTTATTACAGCGATGATGCAAACATTGATCCTGATGTTGCTCTCTCTTACATT GGAGAGAAGGTTCAGAGCATATTGGGACATCTGCAGAAAGATTTTGAAGGCGGTGTATCTGCAGAAAATTTGG GGTCAAAATTTGGTGGATATGGCTCGTTTTTACCCACTTATCAACGCTCTCCTTCAATTTGGTCGCAGCAAAAATCTCCACCAAGAGTTCAAAATTCTCACTTGCCTAGATCTCCTAATGCCTGTGCAGAG GGACCCACCCCTAAATCAGTCACACCTTCAACTCGGAGGGATGATGTATCTTCCCCCAGTGTGCGCTCAAGCAGACAAAAGGCAACATTGCCTTCTAGTAAAGTTTCAGAAACATTCCCTGGAAAAGTTGAACTTCCTTCTAGTAAGTTAGCCAATCCGCTAGATCAAAGAACACTGAAAGTTCGCATCAAGGTGGGACCTGAAAGGGTGGCTCGATATAATGCTCAAATACATAGTCTAGGGCTCACGTCTCCATCTTCCTCGGAGGGTAATAGTCAAGATGAGAGTGATGAGTTGCTGTTCGAAACGCGTGAAAGACTTGCTGAATCTCCAGCCTATATACTCGAG GCGATGACTTCGTTACCAATGTCTGATGGGTTACTTCTTTCACCTCTGTGTGAAGATTTGCTAAACTTAACGACAGAAAGAGAGTATAAGTTAGAAAGTGAGTATAAAGCTACTCCCAAGAATTCTGCAATATCGCTTAAGATCTTGAATAACGATGCTCCAGGGGGGAAGAAGGCAAAGGCTTTTGACAACAAATTGAAAGATAATGGAGAGGATCTTGATGGTTGTGAAAAGAAAACTTTGCATGGTGATAACATGGAGTGCAGCAAGCAGCCATTCTACGACGTCAGATGCAAATCTTTGCCTGATGGAGTtaaaaattcagataacaatatCCTAATTAATAAGAGGAGGGTAAGTAAGAATAAGGAAAAAGGACGAGGTGTTTCTGGTGATTCACTCAAGGATGTGTCCTTTGAACACACTTCTAGCCAGAGGGATGGCAAGTATGAGCAACTAGAACCGCGATGCACTTCTTTAGAGAAAATCGAGGAACATAGGGCTACGATTCCTCATAAGGATGTTTCAGTTGATCATGGCAAGAGCAGAGGTAAAGGAAGTTATCAGTCATTCGAAACTTATTCTGAAGGAGAAAGGGTTGAAAATGCCATGGACGACTCGACTTTGAGAACTGGTCTATATGAGTCTGATCCTCATCCAGTGGGGAGCTTATCAGTTGAAGGTGGAAAAAAGTCAAaagtaagtcaaagtagtggaaaTAAAGCTTTGAAATCGGATAGTTTCAGGGATGGCGATCGTCTCATACCCCAAAAGAAATCCATTGGAAGGAGGAAGGATGCTCAACTCGGCCTAAAAGATGAGGTTCAGACAAGTGTAGATCGTATGGAGAACCCAAAACGTTTATCAGGTAGGGCCTCTGTTGATTATGTGAAAGCGAAACCTGCACTTGCTGATAAATCAAAGGAGAGGTTAAGTAATAAGAAACATATAGACGTTGCGCCGTCTGACAGTCGTATGGTAGAGCCTTCATCAGCAGCAGTACCTTCTAAGGAAGGAACCTTAGGTGGGTTTGAGCAGACAGTGGTAAATCCCGTGGTTATAAAGGAAGAGTGGGTTTTATGTGACCGCTGTGAGACGTGGCGTCTCCTACCATATGGCATGGATCCGGAGCAACTTCCTGAGAAGTGGTTATGCAGCATGCAAGACTGGCT TCCAGAACATAATCGCTGTGGCATTACTGAAGATGAAACTACAGCAGCTCTTCGCGCGCTGTATAAAATTCCTGTCCCTCAAAATCAACCTAATTTCCAAGCTCACACAAATGGATCTGTAGTCAGTGCAGCTACAACTATTGCGCACAATTTGCATCAGGACCATCAGAACTTTGCGTTTGATccagtgaagaagaagaaactgcAAAAAGGACAGACTGCAGTCGGCACGAGTTATCAACTCCATTCTAAAAATCAAATGCAAATGCCACTGTTGGATTTGGAACGCGGTGGCATGAAGGATGTGAAGCCGCCTCTTGCAAGAGGAAATTTCACAGACCAAAAGGATATGCAGCACCCAAGTAAATTAGCATCTGGTTTAACCAAACTAAAGAAACGAAAAGGAGAGCATCTGCCAGAAG CTGATTCAAATTTGAGGAAGAAAATCAAGCAGGAGTCGGGTGAGTATTTAGAGGGGAAGGAGCAAATAAAAAGGATTAAGTCTAAAGATGTGCCTACGTTCGACAATGATCTTCTTGATAATGAACACAATGCGACACTAGGTTTGCTGACTAATGCAACTGTGAAGAGTgggaagaaaaagaatattaaaaaagaagTGATATCTGCTGGACCGGGCAATATCCAAATTAACGTGAGGCATGAAAAAGCTATGCATGATTTACATCATAATGGTCCGTTGGGTGTGGAGACGTGTAACACTGGACAGGTAACAGCtaaaaagataaaattgaaGGATAATGTGCACTGCCAAGAAAGAAAAGTTTTGGTCAATGATAACAGTAAGGATGGTGATGTTCATAGAGAAAAGAAAGCGAGTGTATGTCATAATGAAGATGATGGGTTCAGAGGAAGTCAGGGTGGTGATATGTTGAAAAGAAGTGTGGAATTGGGGGATAAAGAATATCTGACAGATATGAGCATCAAGAATAATGGACAGCAGGTGAAGAAGCCTATAGCAAAGATGCGTCTCACTATTGAAGATATAGATGAACTGAGAAAGGATTTAGGGTGTGAACAGCTGTCGATGGCTGCCACTTCAAGCTCCTCCAAGATTTCCGATTCCCGCAAAAACAGGCTTAGCTACGCTGAGGTGAAAGGCTCGCCAGAGGAGTCAGTTTCTTCGTCTCCCATGAGGATGCTCTATCCAAACCATGTGTCACCAATGATGACCGAAACTTCAGGGAAAGTCGATTTTAGGTTCAGGTGTGCTGGTGCAGTAAGCAGTGTGAAGAAACAGGAGATGGACAGGAGTTCCGAATTTGCCACAGTTAGGAGGAGAAAATCTGGTCTAACCAATGACCATGGCTCGAAAATTTCAGATTCAAAGACCAAACTGAACAAAGAGACACCCATTGATGACAACCATCCTGCACCCAAACATGAAGCATTGAGTAACATGAGGCATCCTCTCTCCAATGATCTCAGCCTCAAGTCTGTTAAAAACAGTACTGTTGTTGGTAAGAACAATGTCAGAAAATCGAAGGCCAGCAGAAGTGAGAAGCAATCTATACAGAGAGAAGGTGACAAGAATGATTTAGTATTGGATAATCCCTGCAGCAGTGGTGCCGTGCAGCAGAGCCATAAACATGATCCTCCAAGAAGAATAGAGCAAAGTTCCTGCGAGAAAGAACCGTGGAGCGGAAAGGTTCGCATTGATTTGCGTCAGGGAGATAAACAAGGCACAGTTCGTCCTAGCAAACATGCATCAGGACCCGTGGGTCCCTTGAAAGGAAGTCCTTTGGACTCAAGACCCCATGATAATTCTGTAACTAGTGATTCATCAAAGTCTCGAAAAGGCACTACTAACGAAAACACCGTTAATAAAGAAGCAGAGCAACAATCTTTGCATCTTGATGCAAGCCTTCGGAACAAGAATGTCTCTGGTGCTATTGCATCTACTGCTTTGAAAGAAGCTGGAGACATCCTAAAAGAAGCAGAAGGACTTAGAAGTCATGCTGATCTAATTAAG AACTCTGGTTTTACTTCTGAAAGTAATTATGAATACTTTAAAGCTGCCCTAAAGTTTCTTCATGGAGCTTCGCTTCTAGAAGCCTGCGATGCAGAGCCTATTAAACAGATGGAGATGAGTCCAATGCAAACGTATGGTGTTGCTGCCCAACTTTGCAA CTTTACTCTGCAGAATATGTGCAAGTGA
- the LOC121783075 gene encoding cysteine-tryptophan domain-containing zinc finger protein 3-like isoform X1 — protein sequence MVQEPELEEGETCYYSDDANIDPDVALSYIGEKVQSILGHLQKDFEGGVSAENLGSKFGGYGSFLPTYQRSPSIWSQQKSPPRVQNSHLPRSPNACAEGPTPKSVTPSTRRDDVSSPSVRSSRQKATLPSSKVSETFPGKVELPSSKLANPLDQRTLKVRIKVGPERVARYNAQIHSLGLTSPSSSEGNSQDESDELLFETRERLAESPAYILEAMTSLPMSDGLLLSPLCEDLLNLTTEREYKLESEYKATPKNSAISLKILNNDAPGGKKAKAFDNKLKDNGEDLDGCEKKTLHGDNMECSKQPFYDVRCKSLPDGVKNSDNNILINKRRVSKNKEKGRGVSGDSLKDVSFEHTSSQRDGKYEQLEPRCTSLEKIEEHRATIPHKDVSVDHGKSRGKGSYQSFETYSEGERVENAMDDSTLRTGLYESDPHPVGSLSVEGGKKSKVSQSSGNKALKSDSFRDGDRLIPQKKSIGRRKDAQLGLKDEVQTSVDRMENPKRLSGRASVDYVKAKPALADKSKERLSNKKHIDVAPSDSRMVEPSSAAVPSKEGTLGGFEQTVVNPVVIKEEWVLCDRCETWRLLPYGMDPEQLPEKWLCSMQDWLPEHNRCGITEDETTAALRALYKIPVPQNQPNFQAHTNGSVVSAATTIAHNLHQDHQNFAFDPVKKKKLQKGQTAVGTSYQLHSKNQMQMPLLDLERGGMKDVKPPLARGNFTDQKDMQHPSKLASGLTKLKKRKGEHLPEADSNLRKKIKQESGEYLEGKEQIKRIKSKDVPTFDNDLLDNEHNATLGLLTNATVKSGKKKNIKKEVISAGPGNIQINVRHEKAMHDLHHNGPLGVETCNTGQVTAKKIKLKDNVHCQERKVLVNDNSKDGDVHREKKASVCHNEDDGFRGSQGGDMLKRSVELGDKEYLTDMSIKNNGQQVKKPIAKMRLTIEDIDELRKDLGCEQLSMAATSSSSKISDSRKNRLSYAEVKGSPEESVSSSPMRMLYPNHVSPMMTETSGKVDFRFRCAGAVSSVKKQEMDRSSEFATVRRRKSGLTNDHGSKISDSKTKLNKETPIDDNHPAPKHEALSNMRHPLSNDLSLKSVKNSTVVGKNNVRKSKASRSEKQSIQREGDKNDLVLDNPCSSGAVQQSHKHDPPRRIEQSSCEKEPWSGKVRIDLRQGDKQGTVRPSKHASGPVGPLKGSPLDSRPHDNSVTSDSSKSRKGTTNENTVNKEAEQQSLHLDASLRNKNVSGAIASTALKEAGDILKEAEGLRSHADLIKNSGFTSESNYEYFKAALKFLHGASLLEACDAEPIKQMEMSPMQTYGVAAQLCKICASEYEKGHELAFAALAYKCMEVAYLKVVYCKSSSASRFCQDLQSSLQMIPQGESPSSSASDVDNLNNLAMADKAALSKVSGPHAANHVIVPHNRPNFVRLLDFTKDVNSAMEAAKKSQDVFAAAHVKLKKSQNRDAIASIKRVVDFSFQDVQELVRLVRLTFNSNHQGLRGD from the exons ATGGTTCAGGAGCCTGAGCTTGAAGAAGGAGAGACTTGTTATTACAGCGATGATGCAAACATTGATCCTGATGTTGCTCTCTCTTACATT GGAGAGAAGGTTCAGAGCATATTGGGACATCTGCAGAAAGATTTTGAAGGCGGTGTATCTGCAGAAAATTTGG GGTCAAAATTTGGTGGATATGGCTCGTTTTTACCCACTTATCAACGCTCTCCTTCAATTTGGTCGCAGCAAAAATCTCCACCAAGAGTTCAAAATTCTCACTTGCCTAGATCTCCTAATGCCTGTGCAGAG GGACCCACCCCTAAATCAGTCACACCTTCAACTCGGAGGGATGATGTATCTTCCCCCAGTGTGCGCTCAAGCAGACAAAAGGCAACATTGCCTTCTAGTAAAGTTTCAGAAACATTCCCTGGAAAAGTTGAACTTCCTTCTAGTAAGTTAGCCAATCCGCTAGATCAAAGAACACTGAAAGTTCGCATCAAGGTGGGACCTGAAAGGGTGGCTCGATATAATGCTCAAATACATAGTCTAGGGCTCACGTCTCCATCTTCCTCGGAGGGTAATAGTCAAGATGAGAGTGATGAGTTGCTGTTCGAAACGCGTGAAAGACTTGCTGAATCTCCAGCCTATATACTCGAG GCGATGACTTCGTTACCAATGTCTGATGGGTTACTTCTTTCACCTCTGTGTGAAGATTTGCTAAACTTAACGACAGAAAGAGAGTATAAGTTAGAAAGTGAGTATAAAGCTACTCCCAAGAATTCTGCAATATCGCTTAAGATCTTGAATAACGATGCTCCAGGGGGGAAGAAGGCAAAGGCTTTTGACAACAAATTGAAAGATAATGGAGAGGATCTTGATGGTTGTGAAAAGAAAACTTTGCATGGTGATAACATGGAGTGCAGCAAGCAGCCATTCTACGACGTCAGATGCAAATCTTTGCCTGATGGAGTtaaaaattcagataacaatatCCTAATTAATAAGAGGAGGGTAAGTAAGAATAAGGAAAAAGGACGAGGTGTTTCTGGTGATTCACTCAAGGATGTGTCCTTTGAACACACTTCTAGCCAGAGGGATGGCAAGTATGAGCAACTAGAACCGCGATGCACTTCTTTAGAGAAAATCGAGGAACATAGGGCTACGATTCCTCATAAGGATGTTTCAGTTGATCATGGCAAGAGCAGAGGTAAAGGAAGTTATCAGTCATTCGAAACTTATTCTGAAGGAGAAAGGGTTGAAAATGCCATGGACGACTCGACTTTGAGAACTGGTCTATATGAGTCTGATCCTCATCCAGTGGGGAGCTTATCAGTTGAAGGTGGAAAAAAGTCAAaagtaagtcaaagtagtggaaaTAAAGCTTTGAAATCGGATAGTTTCAGGGATGGCGATCGTCTCATACCCCAAAAGAAATCCATTGGAAGGAGGAAGGATGCTCAACTCGGCCTAAAAGATGAGGTTCAGACAAGTGTAGATCGTATGGAGAACCCAAAACGTTTATCAGGTAGGGCCTCTGTTGATTATGTGAAAGCGAAACCTGCACTTGCTGATAAATCAAAGGAGAGGTTAAGTAATAAGAAACATATAGACGTTGCGCCGTCTGACAGTCGTATGGTAGAGCCTTCATCAGCAGCAGTACCTTCTAAGGAAGGAACCTTAGGTGGGTTTGAGCAGACAGTGGTAAATCCCGTGGTTATAAAGGAAGAGTGGGTTTTATGTGACCGCTGTGAGACGTGGCGTCTCCTACCATATGGCATGGATCCGGAGCAACTTCCTGAGAAGTGGTTATGCAGCATGCAAGACTGGCT TCCAGAACATAATCGCTGTGGCATTACTGAAGATGAAACTACAGCAGCTCTTCGCGCGCTGTATAAAATTCCTGTCCCTCAAAATCAACCTAATTTCCAAGCTCACACAAATGGATCTGTAGTCAGTGCAGCTACAACTATTGCGCACAATTTGCATCAGGACCATCAGAACTTTGCGTTTGATccagtgaagaagaagaaactgcAAAAAGGACAGACTGCAGTCGGCACGAGTTATCAACTCCATTCTAAAAATCAAATGCAAATGCCACTGTTGGATTTGGAACGCGGTGGCATGAAGGATGTGAAGCCGCCTCTTGCAAGAGGAAATTTCACAGACCAAAAGGATATGCAGCACCCAAGTAAATTAGCATCTGGTTTAACCAAACTAAAGAAACGAAAAGGAGAGCATCTGCCAGAAG CTGATTCAAATTTGAGGAAGAAAATCAAGCAGGAGTCGGGTGAGTATTTAGAGGGGAAGGAGCAAATAAAAAGGATTAAGTCTAAAGATGTGCCTACGTTCGACAATGATCTTCTTGATAATGAACACAATGCGACACTAGGTTTGCTGACTAATGCAACTGTGAAGAGTgggaagaaaaagaatattaaaaaagaagTGATATCTGCTGGACCGGGCAATATCCAAATTAACGTGAGGCATGAAAAAGCTATGCATGATTTACATCATAATGGTCCGTTGGGTGTGGAGACGTGTAACACTGGACAGGTAACAGCtaaaaagataaaattgaaGGATAATGTGCACTGCCAAGAAAGAAAAGTTTTGGTCAATGATAACAGTAAGGATGGTGATGTTCATAGAGAAAAGAAAGCGAGTGTATGTCATAATGAAGATGATGGGTTCAGAGGAAGTCAGGGTGGTGATATGTTGAAAAGAAGTGTGGAATTGGGGGATAAAGAATATCTGACAGATATGAGCATCAAGAATAATGGACAGCAGGTGAAGAAGCCTATAGCAAAGATGCGTCTCACTATTGAAGATATAGATGAACTGAGAAAGGATTTAGGGTGTGAACAGCTGTCGATGGCTGCCACTTCAAGCTCCTCCAAGATTTCCGATTCCCGCAAAAACAGGCTTAGCTACGCTGAGGTGAAAGGCTCGCCAGAGGAGTCAGTTTCTTCGTCTCCCATGAGGATGCTCTATCCAAACCATGTGTCACCAATGATGACCGAAACTTCAGGGAAAGTCGATTTTAGGTTCAGGTGTGCTGGTGCAGTAAGCAGTGTGAAGAAACAGGAGATGGACAGGAGTTCCGAATTTGCCACAGTTAGGAGGAGAAAATCTGGTCTAACCAATGACCATGGCTCGAAAATTTCAGATTCAAAGACCAAACTGAACAAAGAGACACCCATTGATGACAACCATCCTGCACCCAAACATGAAGCATTGAGTAACATGAGGCATCCTCTCTCCAATGATCTCAGCCTCAAGTCTGTTAAAAACAGTACTGTTGTTGGTAAGAACAATGTCAGAAAATCGAAGGCCAGCAGAAGTGAGAAGCAATCTATACAGAGAGAAGGTGACAAGAATGATTTAGTATTGGATAATCCCTGCAGCAGTGGTGCCGTGCAGCAGAGCCATAAACATGATCCTCCAAGAAGAATAGAGCAAAGTTCCTGCGAGAAAGAACCGTGGAGCGGAAAGGTTCGCATTGATTTGCGTCAGGGAGATAAACAAGGCACAGTTCGTCCTAGCAAACATGCATCAGGACCCGTGGGTCCCTTGAAAGGAAGTCCTTTGGACTCAAGACCCCATGATAATTCTGTAACTAGTGATTCATCAAAGTCTCGAAAAGGCACTACTAACGAAAACACCGTTAATAAAGAAGCAGAGCAACAATCTTTGCATCTTGATGCAAGCCTTCGGAACAAGAATGTCTCTGGTGCTATTGCATCTACTGCTTTGAAAGAAGCTGGAGACATCCTAAAAGAAGCAGAAGGACTTAGAAGTCATGCTGATCTAATTAAG AACTCTGGTTTTACTTCTGAAAGTAATTATGAATACTTTAAAGCTGCCCTAAAGTTTCTTCATGGAGCTTCGCTTCTAGAAGCCTGCGATGCAGAGCCTATTAAACAGATGGAGATGAGTCCAATGCAAACGTATGGTGTTGCTGCCCAACTTTGCAA AATATGTGCAAGTGAATATGAAAAAGGCCATGAATTGGCCTTCGCTGCTTTGGCGTATAAATGCATGGAGGTGGCTTACCTGAAGGTAGTGTATTGCAAAAGCTCATCAGCTAGCAGATTTTGCCAAGATTTGCAATCGAGTCTGCAAATGATTCCACAAG GTGAATCTCCGTCATCTTCTGCTTCTGATGTTGATAACTTAAATAATTTAGCAATGGCGGACAAGGCTGCATTGTCTAAAGTCAGTGGCCCTCATGCTGCAAATCATGTCATAGTGCCTCACAACCGCCCCAACTTTGTCCGGCTGCTTGATTTT ACGAAAGATGTCAACTCTGCAATGGAAGCTGCCAAGAAATCACAGGACGTGTTTGCAGCCGCCCATGTCAAACTCAAAAAGTCTCAGAACAGAGATGCGATTGCTTCGATCAAGAGAGTTGTCGACTTCAGTTTTCAAGATGTACAGGAGCTCGTGCGTTTGGTAAGGCTCACGTTTAACTCCAACCACCAAGGTCTTCGTGGCGATTGA
- the LOC121759334 gene encoding uncharacterized protein LOC121759334 — MEGLTEDEKKALRGSKFAPLPPGTNQARPQSRLAHPGGPMKTNKAAALAKFLERKLQEPNGLASVDPKLVELAVRNAKKTVQCSGASTSGRIVHHVNKFDDAEDLEKEDINGTSLPKKLKQKKKKKKDKTQKKKQKKLDDLTADVSKRPKKKFKLRPT; from the exons atgGAAGGACTGACGGAAGACGAGAAAAAGGCACTGAGAGGAAGCAAATTTGCTCCTCTTCCACCTGGAACCAATCAAGCTCGACCACAATCCAG GCTGGCACACCCTGGGGGGCCAATGAAGACGAACAAGGCAGCCGCCTTGGCAAAGTTCCTTGAAAGAAAGCTTCAGGAGCCAAATGGGCTTGCTTCTGTTGATCCAAAGCTTGTTGAGTTAGCTGTCAGAAACGCCAAAAAAACGGTTCAATGCA GTGGGGCTTCAACATCAGGAAGAATCGTTCATCATGTGAACAAGTTTGATGATGCTGAG GACTTGGAAAAAGAGGATATAAATGGAACATCCTTGCCCAAAAAACTTAagcagaagaagaaaaagaagaaagacaaaacccaaaagaaaaaacaaaaa AAATTGGATGATTTGACTGCTGATGTTTCAAAGAGACCGAAAAAGAAGTTTAAACTGCGACCTACTTGA
- the LOC121783094 gene encoding sucrose nonfermenting 4-like protein, whose product MYRLGMDYTHESGIVLIPTRFVWPYGGRVVYISGSFTGWTQWPMTPVEGCPTVFQTICSLPPGYHQYKFVVDGEWRHDDRQPSISSNLGTVNTILLTTESAMLTPQMPPAGPGFSMDVDNGPHQRVVPVPDVTSRESFPVISESDLEISRHRIAVFMSTHMAYELLPESGKVVAFDVDLPVKQAFHILHEQGVSTAPLWDFSKSQFVGVLSALDFILIMRELGTHGSNLTEEELETHTISAWKEAKLYLNSQVNGSGSGVSRQLVQAGPDDSLKDVALKILQNGVATIPILHSLSVDASNPHLLHLASLSGILKCIFRFFKHSPASLPILQLPIGAIPVGTWVPKIGEPDGRPLAMLRPSASLSAALNLLLQAQVSSVPIVDDNDSLLDVYARSDITTLAKDKIYTHINLEETTIHQALQYRDDPFSVPGPNSQRWHMCLRTDPLLKVLERLSQPGVRRLIIVEAGSKRVQGIVSLSDVFRFLLGI is encoded by the exons ATGTACCGACTTGGCATGGATTATACGCACGAAAGTGGAATAGTGCTGATTCCTACTCGTTTCGTGTGGCCTTATGGCGGGAGGGTTGTGTATATAAGTGGCTCATTCACAGG GTGGACGCAATGGCCAATGACACCTGTTGAAGGTTGCCCAACCGTGTTTCAAACTATTTGTAGCCTGCCTCCTGGTTATCACCAG TACAAATTTGTTGTTGATGGTGAATGGAGACACGACGATCGTCAGCCTTCTATTAGTAGTAATCTTGGGACTGTGAACACTATTCTCTTGACAACGGAATCTGCAATGCTAACCCCACAGATGCCTCCAGCTGGTCCTGGTTTCAGCATGGATGTTGATAATGGGCCTCATCAGCGTGTG GTTCCAGTGCCAGATGTCACATCGCGTGAGTCCTTCCCAGTGATATCGGAATCAGATTTAGAGATTTCTCGCCATCGTATTGCTGTATTTATGTCGACGCACATGGCCTACGAATTGCTTCCCGAGTCTGGAAAG GTTGTTGCCTTCGATGTTGACTTGCCTGTAAAGCAAGCATTCCATATTCTGCACGAGCAG GGTGTCTCTACGGCGCCATTGTGGGACTTCTCAAAGAGCCAGTTTGTCGGAGTTCTCAGTGCACtggattttattttaattatgagaGAG CTTGGAACTCATGGTTCCAATTTGACTGAGGAAGAGCTTGAAACGCATACCATATCAGCATGGAAAGAAGCTAAATTATATCTGAATAGTCAAGTGAATGGCAGCGGGAGTGGTGTTTCAAGGCAGCTTGTGCAA GCTGGTCCAGATGATAGTTTGAAAGATGTTGCACTGAAAATTTTGCAGAATGGTGTTGCTACCATTCCCATTCTTCATTCTTTATCAGTGGATGCCTCAAACCCGCATCTGTTGCATCTTGCTTCGCTTTCTGGGATCCTAAAGT GTATTTTCCGATTCTTTAAGCACTCACCAGCCTCATTACCGATTCTTCAATTACCAATTGGTGCAATCCCTGTCGGCACTTGGGTTCCTAAAATTGGAGAACCAGATGGGCGGCCATTGGCAATGTTGAGGCCCAGTGCTTCACTCAGTGCAGCCCTGAATTTATTACTTCAAG CTCAAGTTAGCTCTGTCCCTATCGTTGATGATAACGACTCTTTATTGGATGTATATGCTCGAAG TGACATAACTACTTTGGCAAAGGACAAAATTTATACACACATTAATCTTGAAGAAACAACTATTCATCAG GCGTTGCAGTACCGAGATGACCCATTTTCAGTACCCGGACCCAACTCTCAGAGATGGCATATGTGCTTACGGACCGATCCACTTCTTAAGGTCCTAGAAAGATTGTCCCAGCCAG GAGTTAGGCGGCTTATCATTGTCGAAGCTGGGAGCAAGCGTGTGCAAGGTATCGTTTCACTAAGTGATGTATTTCGATTTCTCTTGGGTATATGA